A DNA window from Egibacteraceae bacterium contains the following coding sequences:
- the lipA gene encoding lipoyl synthase, whose translation MTTIIPPDATRLTVVGAPQIAERKPRWLKQQVPLAGPNYRDIKSRMRGQGLHTVCEEASCPNIHQCWEDREATFLIGGDTCTRRCGFCDIATGRPAGYDTDEPRRLGGTVAAMGLHFAVVTGVSRDDLPDRGAWLYAETCRQIRAQVPGCGVELLTDDFHGRGEHLRTVTDAAPDVFAHNLETVRRLIRHVRPAFRYDRSLAVLERARDWLPSDCATKSNLILGFGETEDEVVEAMRDLRGVGVDILTIGQYLQPNHHHIALQRYVDPAEFERYTTVGRELGFRHVASGPLVRSSYRAGRQAADAGVWQRPAIA comes from the coding sequence GTGACCACCATCATCCCGCCGGACGCGACCCGTCTCACGGTCGTCGGCGCCCCCCAGATCGCCGAACGCAAGCCACGCTGGCTGAAGCAGCAGGTGCCGCTGGCCGGACCGAACTACCGCGACATCAAGTCCCGCATGCGCGGGCAGGGCCTGCACACCGTATGCGAGGAGGCCTCGTGCCCCAACATCCACCAGTGCTGGGAGGACCGGGAGGCGACGTTCCTGATCGGCGGGGACACCTGCACGCGCCGGTGCGGCTTCTGCGACATCGCCACCGGCAGGCCCGCCGGCTACGACACCGACGAGCCCCGGCGCCTCGGCGGGACGGTCGCCGCCATGGGGCTGCACTTCGCGGTCGTCACGGGGGTGTCCCGCGACGACCTGCCCGACCGGGGCGCCTGGCTGTACGCCGAGACGTGCCGCCAGATACGCGCCCAGGTACCGGGCTGCGGCGTCGAGCTGCTGACCGACGACTTCCACGGCCGCGGCGAGCACCTACGCACCGTGACCGACGCGGCGCCCGACGTGTTCGCCCACAACCTCGAGACGGTGCGCCGCCTGATCCGCCACGTGCGCCCGGCCTTTCGCTACGACCGCAGCCTGGCGGTCCTGGAGCGTGCCCGCGACTGGTTGCCGTCGGACTGCGCCACCAAGTCCAACCTCATCCTCGGCTTCGGCGAGACCGAGGACGAGGTCGTGGAGGCGATGCGCGACCTGCGCGGCGTGGGGGTGGACATCCTCACCATCGGCCAGTACCTGCAGCCCAACCACCACCACATCGCCCTGCAGCGCTACGTCGATCCCGCCGAGTTCGAGCGCTACACGACGGTCGGGCGCGAGCTGGGCTTCCGCCACGTCGCCTCGGGCCCGCTCGTGCGCTCGTCCTACCGGGCCGGCCGCCAGGCCGCCGACGCGGGCGTGTGGCAGCGTCCCGCCATTGCCTGA